One segment of Methanomassiliicoccales archaeon DNA contains the following:
- a CDS encoding dihydrolipoyl dehydrogenase translates to MGLHMKEYDLIVIGSGAGMNVASKAREKGMKVAVVENGPMGGTCLNRGCIPSKIMVTPADIVRVIADAKRIGIHAKVERTDFQLVRKRMWDLILPDRDGMLEAVKADKELDFYPTTAHFTDKYTLQAGSEQITAQKIIIAAGARTKVPEIPGLLDVGFLTSEDFFDMTELPESMVILGGGYKASELGMFLASFGCRTTIIGHNPRLLKNEEPEISEIVLKRSLEYMDVRVNQEVTSVRSEGGEKVVVHKDRSSGEAQEVRAKQVLVTTGVQSNADWLRPQVAGIIVDKNNYVVVDKFMETNVPGIYAIGDIIGRTMFRHTANYHSELVWYNMFGAKKVELDEHAVPHAVFGYPEVGSVGLTQEECKRLGLKVLVGRKGYMDCAKGYAMGEEDGFVKVIVDQSSRRILGAHIVGSHAAILVQQVVYLMNAGDQTYMPMARSQCIHPALSEAVTGAFANLVDPEHHHH, encoded by the coding sequence ATGGGTCTGCATATGAAGGAGTACGATCTGATAGTCATCGGTTCAGGGGCAGGCATGAACGTTGCCTCCAAGGCCAGAGAAAAGGGCATGAAGGTGGCGGTGGTGGAGAACGGACCCATGGGCGGGACCTGCTTGAACCGGGGCTGCATTCCCAGCAAGATCATGGTCACGCCGGCGGATATCGTGCGGGTCATCGCCGACGCCAAGCGCATCGGCATCCATGCCAAGGTGGAGAGGACCGATTTCCAGCTGGTGCGGAAGCGCATGTGGGACCTCATACTTCCTGACAGGGACGGTATGCTGGAAGCGGTGAAGGCGGACAAGGAGCTGGACTTCTATCCCACGACCGCCCACTTCACCGACAAATATACGCTGCAGGCGGGGTCGGAGCAGATCACCGCGCAAAAGATCATCATCGCCGCAGGGGCGCGCACCAAGGTGCCGGAGATCCCCGGTCTGCTGGACGTCGGTTTCCTCACCTCCGAGGATTTCTTCGATATGACCGAACTGCCGGAGAGCATGGTCATACTCGGCGGAGGCTACAAGGCCAGCGAGCTAGGGATGTTCCTCGCGTCGTTCGGCTGCCGCACCACCATCATCGGCCATAATCCCCGGCTGCTCAAGAACGAGGAGCCAGAGATCAGCGAGATAGTGCTGAAAAGATCCCTGGAATACATGGACGTGAGGGTGAACCAAGAGGTCACCTCAGTTCGCTCGGAGGGCGGAGAGAAAGTGGTGGTGCACAAGGACCGCTCCAGCGGAGAGGCGCAGGAGGTACGGGCGAAGCAGGTCCTGGTCACCACCGGGGTGCAGAGCAATGCCGATTGGCTGCGCCCGCAGGTCGCCGGAATAATCGTGGACAAGAACAACTACGTGGTGGTGGACAAGTTCATGGAGACCAACGTGCCGGGGATATACGCCATCGGGGACATCATCGGCCGCACCATGTTCCGCCACACCGCCAACTACCACTCCGAGCTGGTATGGTACAATATGTTCGGCGCTAAGAAGGTAGAGCTGGACGAGCACGCCGTCCCCCACGCGGTGTTCGGCTACCCGGAGGTTGGCAGCGTCGGGCTTACGCAGGAGGAGTGCAAGCGCCTAGGCCTCAAGGTGCTGGTAGGCAGGAAAGGATACATGGACTGCGCCAAGGGATACGCCATGGGCGAGGAGGACGGTTTCGTCAAGGTCATCGTCGATCAGAGCAGCCGGCGGATATTGGGGGCGCACATCGTCGGTTCGCACGCCGCCATACTGGTGCAGCAGGTAGTGTATCTGATGAACGCCGGCGACCAGACATACATGCCCATGGCCCGCAGTCAGTGCATTCATCCGGCCCTAAGCGAAGCGGTGACCGGCGCCTTCGCCAACCTGGTGGACCCGGAGCACCATCATCACTGA
- a CDS encoding putative zinc-binding protein, whose product MTDTEECQCSGQDLMIFSCSGGCNVGQIANAAVFRLATGGTGKMACLAAVSAGMPGPVTGAKQAKMVLAVDGCPVKCAGKTLEKAGIKVTYHVLVTDLGLRKVDDVQHDPSDVDRAVKLCFDILPKN is encoded by the coding sequence ATGACCGATACCGAGGAATGTCAATGCAGCGGACAGGACCTCATGATCTTCTCCTGTTCCGGAGGGTGCAACGTGGGACAGATAGCCAACGCCGCCGTGTTTCGTCTGGCAACGGGAGGGACGGGCAAGATGGCCTGCCTGGCGGCAGTATCCGCGGGCATGCCGGGACCGGTCACCGGGGCCAAGCAGGCCAAGATGGTGCTGGCGGTCGACGGCTGCCCGGTCAAGTGCGCGGGGAAGACCTTGGAAAAGGCGGGGATCAAGGTGACGTATCATGTTCTGGTGACCGATCTTGGTCTGAGGAAGGTCGATGACGTCCAACATGACCCCTCCGACGTGGACCGTGCGGTCAAGCTCTGCTTTGACATACTACCAAAGAACTGA
- a CDS encoding ammonium transporter, whose amino-acid sequence MIKRIGIKIALLFALVLVLMPLVASPAAAADGEIDSGDTAWLMMATGLVFLMTPAVAFFYGGMLRKDSFLSMLGQSIIIVGIVTVIWVVLGYSLAFGADHSGLIGDAGYLMLNGVDLSPNGIAPTVPHLLFMMYQGMFAIITVALIIGGVAERMKLSSLVIFLSIWTVAVYIPVAHWVWGGGWIAQLGALDFAGGTVVHITAGVSTLAAALVLGKRITHTNGNAEQPHNIPFVVLGGALLWIGWFGFNGGSALASNGLAANALVVTHISAAMAAIIWGLISWLHTGRVSVLGLISGGVGGLVAITPAAGYVNATGALFIGMGAAAVCYSGILLRKKFGFDDALDVWGVHGLGGTFGAIATGLFATTAVNAAGKDGLLYGGGTNLLVAQIISVAVVWGFAFCITVIILKVLSKFMPLRMNKREERIGADIIQHGESAYYLR is encoded by the coding sequence ATGATTAAACGAATTGGAATCAAGATCGCCCTACTCTTCGCCCTGGTCCTGGTGCTGATGCCTTTGGTCGCCTCACCAGCCGCGGCGGCTGATGGCGAGATAGACAGCGGTGACACCGCCTGGCTGATGATGGCCACCGGGTTGGTGTTCTTAATGACCCCGGCGGTGGCGTTCTTCTACGGAGGCATGCTGCGCAAGGATAGCTTCCTCTCCATGCTGGGACAGAGCATAATCATAGTCGGGATCGTCACGGTGATATGGGTCGTTCTCGGTTATTCGCTCGCCTTTGGGGCAGATCACTCCGGCCTCATCGGCGATGCTGGATATCTGATGCTTAACGGCGTCGATCTCTCGCCCAACGGCATAGCGCCGACCGTCCCCCACCTGCTGTTCATGATGTATCAGGGGATGTTCGCCATAATCACCGTCGCCCTGATCATAGGCGGTGTGGCGGAACGCATGAAGCTCAGTTCCCTGGTCATCTTCCTGTCCATATGGACGGTGGCGGTCTACATTCCCGTGGCCCACTGGGTGTGGGGCGGAGGATGGATCGCCCAATTAGGTGCGCTTGATTTCGCCGGCGGTACCGTCGTACATATCACCGCCGGAGTTTCGACCTTGGCCGCGGCCCTGGTGCTGGGAAAAAGGATCACCCACACCAATGGTAATGCCGAGCAACCGCACAACATACCCTTCGTGGTATTGGGCGGCGCTTTGCTCTGGATCGGCTGGTTCGGATTCAACGGCGGCAGCGCCTTGGCCTCGAACGGATTGGCGGCCAACGCCCTGGTGGTCACCCATATATCGGCCGCGATGGCCGCGATCATCTGGGGATTGATCAGCTGGCTGCATACCGGCAGGGTGAGCGTTCTCGGGCTCATATCCGGTGGAGTGGGTGGACTGGTGGCCATCACGCCGGCGGCCGGATACGTCAACGCCACCGGAGCTCTATTCATAGGCATGGGAGCGGCGGCGGTCTGCTATAGCGGGATACTGCTGCGCAAGAAGTTCGGGTTCGATGATGCCCTGGACGTCTGGGGAGTGCACGGTCTGGGCGGCACGTTCGGTGCCATCGCAACAGGTCTTTTCGCCACCACGGCGGTCAACGCGGCCGGAAAGGACGGCCTGCTGTACGGAGGCGGAACGAACCTTCTGGTGGCGCAGATCATCTCCGTCGCGGTGGTGTGGGGTTTCGCCTTCTGTATCACCGTGATCATACTGAAGGTCCTGTCCAAGTTCATGCCCCTGCGTATGAACAAGAGGGAAGAACGCATAGGCGCCGATATCATACAGCACGGTGAGAGCGCCTACTACCTGAGGTGA
- a CDS encoding P-II family nitrogen regulator produces the protein MKKIEAIIRGERLEAVKVGLEKIDVNAMTITDVLGRGEQKGLEFTHRAGKYRVDMLPKVKVEVVVNDDRAQAVIDAIVECARTGEIGDGKIFVVPVEETIRIRTGESSSMKG, from the coding sequence ATGAAGAAGATCGAAGCGATAATCCGCGGCGAGCGGTTGGAAGCGGTCAAGGTAGGGCTGGAGAAGATCGACGTGAACGCCATGACCATCACCGATGTTCTGGGCCGAGGGGAACAGAAGGGACTGGAGTTCACCCACCGCGCGGGCAAGTACCGAGTGGACATGCTGCCCAAGGTCAAGGTGGAGGTGGTGGTGAACGATGATCGCGCTCAGGCGGTCATCGATGCCATCGTCGAATGCGCTCGGACCGGAGAGATCGGGGACGGTAAGATATTCGTCGTTCCCGTCGAGGAGACCATCCGGATCAGGACCGGAGAGAGCAGTTCCATGAAGGGCTGA
- a CDS encoding DNA alkylation repair protein — protein MRPDEVMRRLNELADPSRLSGMARYGIPVDRALGVTLPQIRSLAREIGRDHALAAALWATEVHEARMLATLVDEPDKVSESQMDAMVDEFASWDICDQCCNNLFRLTPNAWKKALEWSERHGEFQKRAGFVLMAVLAVHAREAKDDDFLSFLDAVERHSADERNFVKKAVNWALRQVGKRNVLLNRKAVETAERIKMKGDKASKWVAADALRELKGDAVQQRLNNREGG, from the coding sequence ATGCGTCCGGACGAGGTAATGCGCCGGTTGAACGAGCTGGCCGATCCATCAAGATTGAGCGGTATGGCCCGGTACGGCATCCCTGTCGATCGTGCTTTGGGCGTAACCTTGCCGCAGATCAGATCGCTGGCCAGGGAGATCGGGCGGGACCACGCGCTCGCCGCCGCCCTATGGGCCACCGAAGTGCACGAGGCCAGGATGTTGGCCACCTTGGTGGACGAACCCGACAAGGTCAGCGAATCCCAGATGGACGCCATGGTGGACGAGTTCGCGTCCTGGGACATCTGCGACCAATGCTGCAACAACCTGTTCCGCCTGACCCCCAACGCCTGGAAGAAAGCATTGGAGTGGAGCGAGCGCCATGGGGAGTTCCAGAAAAGAGCGGGATTCGTTCTCATGGCCGTCCTGGCCGTCCATGCCCGTGAGGCCAAGGACGACGACTTCCTGTCGTTCCTTGACGCAGTAGAGCGCCATAGCGCCGATGAACGCAATTTCGTCAAGAAGGCGGTCAACTGGGCCTTGAGGCAGGTAGGAAAGCGAAACGTGCTCTTGAACCGGAAAGCGGTGGAGACGGCCGAAAGGATCAAGATGAAGGGGGACAAGGCCTCCAAATGGGTGGCCGCGGACGCGTTGCGGGAGCTGAAGGGCGATGCGGTCCAGCAAAGATTGAATAACCGCGAGGGGGGATAG
- a CDS encoding metal-dependent hydrolase, translated as MTELEYLGHSAFVLRHEKEVVLIDPFLDGNPSAPPSAKDIRPTLILVTHGHSDHSGDAAEISQRCGCLVLATFEVGNRLEEMGASIISGHIGGEFLFPFGKVKLFPAVHSSSFDDVHNVGVPCSFLIEMGGRILFHAGDTALFGDMALIGEEAVIDVAMLPVGGTYTMGLKDAVRAMRLLGAKRLVPMHYGTFEAIALDVEEIRKGCANAPFHLSVMRPGERLEVR; from the coding sequence ATGACCGAGTTGGAATATTTGGGGCATTCCGCGTTCGTTCTGCGCCATGAGAAGGAGGTCGTGTTGATAGATCCCTTTCTTGATGGTAACCCTTCAGCACCGCCTTCGGCCAAGGACATCCGTCCCACGCTCATACTGGTGACCCACGGCCATAGCGATCACAGCGGTGACGCGGCCGAGATATCCCAGCGCTGCGGGTGCCTGGTCCTGGCCACCTTCGAGGTGGGGAACAGGCTGGAGGAGATGGGAGCTAGCATCATCTCCGGGCACATCGGCGGAGAGTTCCTCTTCCCCTTCGGAAAGGTCAAGCTATTCCCGGCGGTGCACTCCTCCTCCTTCGACGACGTGCACAACGTGGGCGTCCCCTGCTCATTCCTGATCGAGATGGGCGGCAGGATCCTATTCCACGCCGGCGACACGGCGCTGTTCGGGGACATGGCGCTCATCGGAGAGGAGGCCGTCATAGACGTAGCGATGCTGCCCGTAGGAGGCACCTACACCATGGGTCTGAAGGATGCCGTGAGGGCCATGAGGTTGCTGGGCGCCAAGCGGCTGGTCCCCATGCACTACGGAACGTTCGAGGCCATCGCATTGGACGTGGAGGAAATACGCAAAGGTTGCGCGAACGCCCCGTTCCATTTGTCCGTCATGCGTCCCGGTGAGCGTCTGGAAGTTCGTTGA
- a CDS encoding mechanosensitive ion channel family protein: MLRSGKVVWSLLVAMLILVIIGPALQADPGAVTIYQVDDQQTVDAGYGTSFQWVVYNNGSDPQLITVELDTALPSRLTYLLEPTYVVVEPGEGQDVFLNITASRDMYTVSLTLQMQFNVTDMITEQVIGESHSVVLDAHSFYGDLDRENKVLGIWDNFLPAPLDGNWGAFSVSILIWVGIAYLIMKGLGPALHSMTRKTSSQWDDVIIEVIKHPLFLLVLVFGMISSLEILELDPGLVADLELAYLLTLVVIGALLAYRLLVKLVVGYGRARSKNTSSDLDDAMVNAVEMIGKIIIPVAAIFIMAGILGMDLGGAILGLGFLGIIIGYALQPTLGNFFSGLQLMIDRPFKVGDRVPLENGHTAEVRKIGMRITTLHDLDTSEDIIVPNSLIENQTIINMNAPDVRYKVNVKVRVGDFENAGRIEELMMEASRRTSQILQGDNAPVVRVSEIKDGRMLLTIFIWVDTVFNRHIARTEYRTNLYKVFNENGVEFALPRKMVWLNRE, translated from the coding sequence ATGTTACGAAGCGGGAAGGTCGTCTGGTCATTGCTGGTGGCGATGCTCATACTGGTCATCATCGGCCCGGCGCTCCAGGCGGACCCTGGCGCCGTCACGATCTATCAGGTGGACGACCAGCAAACGGTGGATGCCGGGTACGGTACCTCTTTCCAATGGGTGGTCTACAACAACGGTTCGGACCCTCAACTGATCACCGTTGAGCTGGATACGGCCTTGCCGTCACGTTTGACCTACCTGCTGGAACCGACCTATGTGGTCGTCGAGCCGGGCGAGGGTCAGGATGTGTTCCTCAACATCACCGCCAGCCGCGACATGTACACTGTCAGCCTTACGCTGCAGATGCAATTCAACGTGACCGATATGATCACTGAGCAGGTCATCGGAGAATCGCACTCCGTGGTCCTTGACGCCCATTCATTCTACGGCGATCTAGATAGGGAGAACAAGGTCCTGGGTATCTGGGATAACTTCCTGCCCGCTCCTTTGGACGGCAACTGGGGAGCGTTCTCCGTCAGCATACTCATCTGGGTGGGGATCGCATACCTGATAATGAAGGGTTTGGGACCGGCCCTGCACAGTATGACCCGAAAGACATCCTCCCAGTGGGACGATGTCATCATCGAGGTGATCAAACATCCCCTGTTCCTGCTGGTACTGGTCTTCGGTATGATCTCCTCACTGGAAATACTGGAGCTGGACCCCGGCCTGGTGGCCGACCTGGAACTGGCCTACCTGCTCACCTTGGTGGTGATAGGGGCCCTTCTGGCATATCGATTGCTGGTGAAATTGGTCGTCGGCTACGGACGCGCCCGATCCAAGAATACCAGCTCGGACCTGGACGACGCCATGGTGAACGCGGTGGAGATGATAGGGAAGATCATCATCCCTGTCGCGGCCATTTTCATCATGGCCGGAATCCTGGGAATGGACCTGGGAGGGGCGATACTGGGTCTGGGTTTCCTTGGGATCATCATCGGGTACGCCTTGCAGCCGACCCTGGGCAACTTCTTTTCCGGCCTTCAGCTGATGATCGACCGTCCTTTCAAGGTCGGAGACCGGGTCCCCCTGGAGAACGGGCATACCGCCGAGGTGCGCAAGATCGGCATGCGGATCACAACGCTACACGACCTGGACACGTCCGAGGATATCATCGTCCCCAACTCCCTGATAGAGAATCAGACCATCATCAACATGAACGCCCCCGATGTCCGCTACAAGGTGAACGTCAAGGTAAGGGTGGGGGACTTCGAGAACGCCGGAAGGATCGAGGAGCTGATGATGGAAGCCTCGCGCCGCACCTCGCAGATACTGCAGGGCGATAACGCCCCGGTGGTGCGCGTGTCCGAGATCAAGGACGGACGCATGCTGCTCACCATATTCATCTGGGTGGACACGGTCTTCAATCGTCACATCGCCCGCACGGAATATCGCACCAATCTTTACAAGGTCTTTAATGAGAACGGAGTGGAGTTCGCCCTTCCCCGGAAGATGGTGTGGTTGAACCGGGAATGA